Proteins from one Rhodothermus sp. genomic window:
- the ruvB gene encoding Holliday junction branch migration DNA helicase RuvB, whose amino-acid sequence MREPGLLRPLSQHAEEDYEKALRPRRLEEFIGQSKIKDNLRVFIAAALQRGETLDHVLLSGPPGLGKTTLAYIIAEEMGARIRTTSGPVLEKPADIAGLLTHLNEGDVLFIDEIHRLSPVVEEYLYSAMEDYRIDILIDSGPNARSVKLRLPPFTLIGATTRKGLLTAPLRARFGIEFRYDYYHTEDLQQIVLRSARILGVAIDEEGAYEIARRSRGTPRIANHLLRRTRDFAEVKGDGRITREVARMALEALDVDEAGLDEMDVRLLRTLIEKFGGGPTGLNTLAVAVGEDPGTLEEVYEPYLIQEGFLERTPRGRVAAPRAYQHFGLTPPARTGSLFD is encoded by the coding sequence ATGCGTGAACCCGGTTTATTACGTCCCTTGTCGCAGCACGCCGAAGAGGATTACGAGAAGGCCCTGCGACCACGTCGTCTGGAAGAATTTATCGGCCAGTCGAAGATCAAAGATAACCTGCGTGTGTTCATTGCAGCCGCGCTGCAGCGTGGGGAGACGCTGGACCATGTGCTGCTTTCCGGACCACCGGGGTTGGGAAAGACAACACTGGCCTACATTATTGCCGAGGAGATGGGGGCGCGCATCCGCACTACGAGTGGGCCTGTGCTGGAAAAACCAGCCGATATTGCGGGTTTGCTCACTCATCTGAATGAAGGGGATGTGCTTTTTATTGATGAAATCCATCGGCTCAGCCCGGTGGTCGAGGAGTACCTTTACTCGGCTATGGAGGATTACCGGATCGATATTCTGATCGATAGTGGTCCCAACGCGCGAAGCGTCAAGTTGCGGCTACCGCCCTTTACGCTGATTGGAGCTACAACACGCAAAGGGCTGTTGACAGCACCCCTGCGGGCGCGTTTCGGCATCGAATTTCGCTACGACTATTACCACACCGAGGACCTGCAACAGATCGTGCTGCGTTCGGCGCGCATCCTGGGGGTCGCAATTGACGAGGAGGGCGCCTATGAAATTGCCCGTCGGAGTCGGGGAACGCCGCGCATTGCCAACCATCTGCTGCGCCGTACGCGCGATTTTGCTGAAGTAAAAGGTGATGGCCGTATTACCCGTGAAGTGGCCCGCATGGCCCTGGAAGCACTTGATGTGGACGAGGCCGGGCTCGACGAAATGGACGTGCGCCTGTTGCGTACCCTGATCGAAAAGTTCGGTGGAGGCCCCACGGGGCTCAACACGCTCGCCGTGGCCGTAGGGGAGGATCCCGGAACCCTTGAGGAAGTCTACGAGCCCTATCTGATCCAGGAAGGGTTTCTGGAGCGTACACCCCGGGGCCGGGTAGCCGCCCCCCGTGCCTATCAGCACTTTGGTCTGACTCCGCCAGCACGTACGGGCAGTCTGTTTGATTGA
- a CDS encoding DUF3109 family protein, which produces MFAVDHILIAESVLEAAFACQLQACWGTCCVQGASGAPLEAGERFVLEALVPTLRSMLRPEAQALIASHGPWEKVGTDRYAIRCTPEGACVFAIYNEAGIARCAIQRAYEQGRIDFPKPISCHLYPLRVERRHGLEILHYEKIPLCNAARIYGARCGIALIDFLEAPLVRRYGRSWYERFRTRWTERRQLRGLAPQQMGKTEPC; this is translated from the coding sequence ATGTTTGCAGTAGATCACATACTGATTGCAGAGAGCGTCCTGGAAGCGGCTTTTGCCTGTCAGCTCCAGGCATGTTGGGGTACCTGTTGCGTACAGGGCGCATCGGGCGCCCCGCTGGAAGCGGGCGAGCGCTTCGTACTGGAAGCGCTGGTACCTACCCTGCGTTCGATGTTACGCCCTGAAGCGCAGGCCCTCATCGCTTCCCATGGCCCCTGGGAAAAAGTGGGGACCGACCGCTATGCCATTCGTTGCACGCCGGAAGGCGCCTGCGTCTTTGCCATTTACAACGAGGCAGGTATCGCCCGCTGCGCTATCCAACGCGCCTACGAACAGGGACGTATCGACTTTCCTAAACCGATCTCCTGTCACCTGTACCCCTTACGCGTGGAACGACGCCACGGTTTGGAAATTCTTCATTATGAAAAAATTCCGTTATGTAACGCAGCCCGAATATACGGCGCGCGCTGCGGCATTGCGCTCATAGACTTTCTGGAAGCACCCCTTGTGCGACGCTATGGCCGCAGCTGGTATGAACGTTTTCGGACCCGATGGACCGAGCGCCGTCAGCTACGCGGGCTGGCGCCTCAACAGATGGGAAAGACGGAGCCATGCTAA
- a CDS encoding methylglyoxal synthase, giving the protein MKTPIRTIALIAHDGKKADMVAFAMQHRDLLARFELVGTGTTGKLLEEKVGLRVQRLLSGPLGGDVQIAARVVTGEIHAVFFFVDPLDKHPHDPDIQTLMRACNVHNVPLATNPATAHYILTSQALQSIEASAADASSDA; this is encoded by the coding sequence ATGAAAACCCCCATTCGCACGATAGCGCTCATCGCGCACGATGGTAAGAAGGCCGACATGGTAGCCTTCGCCATGCAACACCGCGACCTGCTGGCCCGCTTTGAGCTGGTGGGCACCGGCACGACGGGCAAGCTGCTGGAAGAGAAAGTAGGCCTGCGGGTCCAGCGTTTGCTGTCGGGTCCGCTGGGTGGCGATGTGCAGATTGCCGCCCGCGTGGTAACGGGCGAAATCCACGCCGTGTTTTTCTTTGTGGACCCGCTTGATAAGCATCCGCACGATCCTGATATCCAGACGCTTATGCGGGCCTGCAATGTACACAACGTTCCGCTGGCCACCAATCCGGCCACGGCCCACTACATTCTGACAAGCCAGGCCCTGCAGAGCATCGAGGCCAGCGCAGCCGACGCATCGTCGGACGCCTGA